The Notamacropus eugenii isolate mMacEug1 chromosome 4, mMacEug1.pri_v2, whole genome shotgun sequence DNA window AgtaagaaaatctgagtttgaaacCTGTGAGCAAGTGATTCAACACCTCTGGAGCCCTGTTTCTTCATTGGATTTATCCCTtacacctctaaatctatgaccttgtgATATGTCAAAGTGATCTCAAGGTCATTTCAACTCTAAAGTCCTAAAGTCTTGGCTAAGACACTTTGTGTGCCTTTGTGGAGCTCAGTGTCCAGTGGAGAAATGAATCTCAAATCCCGTCTGCATGGGTGCTCTCTCTAATGACACCATGCCCTCCTGTAACTCCTCCAGAACAGGTCAATGGACTGGGTTGGGGTTGAGGGGTGCCAATGGAACCTCCACTGAGAACTCTAGAACACAAACCCTTAAGAACACTCAATGCTTTTCCATATCTTCCTGGAAGGACCACAGCTATTTCCCACCCAGGGAGGGGACCAGGGCCTCCCTTCACATTTGTGACCAATACCATTTCAGACAACCCTCTTATGTCTGGTATCTTTTTCAGCAAGACTCATCTCAGTACCACGGCTGGGGTGTTAGCCATTTCCTCCTCAACGGTCACCACATCATACCCTCCCACATCCAGCACCAGCCCTATACTTCCTGTTCCCAAGGCAATAATGGgcgtggggagagagagggagagagggagagggagagagggaaagggatgtTTCTGGGGCTTTGGGCCATGTCTGGACCTACCCAAAAGGTGGCCTAGAGGTCAAAACCAAGAAGGAGTCCTCAGCCATTGTCATGATCAGAACATATTTATTGACTTTGCCTAGGGCTATTTTCCTCCAAGGAGGGAATCAGAGACTCTCAGCTGAAAGGGACTCATGGGAAAATTTTGTCCCCTCCACAATATCCCTGAGAAGTGGTCCTCTAGCTTGTCTGAAGACCTCCGGTGATGACATTGCAATACCCCATCTGGCTTCTTTTTCATGCATACCATGCCTAGAACCTCATACCACAGGACATCAAGCTGGGAAAAACTTTTGAACAAAAAATGCCAGAgctaggagagaccttagaatgtcagagctaagaGGGATCTAGGAACACAAGTGAGCAccgggagggcccttagaatgtggaatgtcagagctggaagctGGGTCTTACAGGCACATTGTCATTTGATGGAGAAGGGTACTGAGATTTGCCCAAGATGATATACCAAGTTACTGTCCAAGTTgaaactagaacccaagtctcccaGATTGCCAGCCTAAGCCTCCTTCCATTGTTCTAGGAAAATGCAGAAATGAGTCAGTCTGGGAAATGTGGAAAAAAGCAGGGAGGCTGAGAGCACGCAAGTCAAAAGAGGGGAGAGGCTACTGTGTGTCCCCAAGGCAGAGGGAAACGGACCTCTGCTGACATCTGGACTCAGAGAGCCTGGCCCAGGGCTCAGGGTCCTGCCGTTTCCACCTTCCAGCCCTCAGCTGCCTCAGCTGCCCACTGTCCACCTAGAATGGTTACGGATGGGGCCCTACACCCCACATCTCCGaaaatagcagctacctcccagaAGTGACCTGACACTGACTGACAGTTCCTCTTTAATTTGTGAAAAATAACATGTAAGTGTGAGAAGAAGTTAGGGCCCcatagggaggggaagggggaaggcacAGGACTCAGAGActgggagatggagaaaatgacCTTTCTAATTGTCCCAGGCCAAGGGACTCAGGGACTGGGAACTTTCAGATAAATCACCCATTACTAGAAAGGGGGAAGGGTAATGAATTAAAGTGAGAGGAGGCACCTGCAGTTggtttacaaaaacaaaaacaaaaaaaaacaaaagccaaaacaCCAAAATCAACAGTTATTTGGAGGGCTCTCACTCAATTTCTCCCTCAAATCCCTCCCCAAGCACACAATCACATtctaagattttatatatatatatatatatatatacatatatatatatatatgtatgtatattcttgTACCATGGCTGCCTGAGCCTGGGTCTCTGTTACAAATAAACACTtttcttctctggacctcagtttccacatctgtaaaataagaggattggactagatcaataattcttaacctttctttgtgtACTTAACCCTTTAGGAGGCAgcctggtgaagtctatggaccttttctcagaatcacgtttttaaattcataaagcaAAAGATGTAGGATgacagttatcaaaatttttaaaaaccatgccCAACAGGTTCACAAGTCCCAGGTTATGATCACCTACACTAATGCATCTCTGAGGTCCCACTGATCTCTGAACCCTGTGAACCTATAAAGTTAATTACAATGAACTCACACGCATACTTAACACATGTCCTAATACATGTGTGCCCACATTCAGACCTTAAAATAACAAGAAGACTGGAATCACCTTTCCTAGAGATTTCTAAAAATAGAGGGATGAGACACCAAGGTGTCTTCCATCAGAGACATTTTAAGTGCCTTGGAGACAAGGGaatggacaagatgacttctctGTGTGATATTATGTAGGGGAGCTCTGTGGACTCTGAGATCTACACACATAGACAAATGTCTAATGTCTTATACTCATGCAACAGCACAGATATATCCCTAATGAAACTCTTTCCCAGAATTAATCCCCCTACCTGCCCACATATTTCCCATTCATGCTTTGATTTCCATTGTATTACATTTAATCCAGGGCCCTAGACAGAGCTCCCTCTTCAGTTTAATTGGGGGTCATAGCCCCCCTCTCTTCTCTGCACTGTACCCACTAAAACAAGTCATCAGTCTGTGAGTTGCCTTCTCTGCCCGGCCCTGCAGCCTCAGCATTGCATGGACTCTTTAGCAATCCTGACCCAAGGAAGAATGAGGTTGGGGTCATCTTAAGAACCTTACCCTTCCTGATCAACCAGAAAAGAAAGGTAGGGTGTACATAGGAGTGTGGAGGGGGAGGCAGCTGCAGGCAAAGATCCCCAGCCCACCAAAGCAGCCCCTCCCTATGATCCAGAGGTAGAAGATCTTTGCCCTAGGCATCCTGCCAGTGCCTACTGGGGCTGCTGGGCTCTGTGGTGTAACATCCTCTTTACCCAAGACATCAGGGCCTTGGTCTCATGCCCAGGACTCCTATCCCAGATCATTACCCAAAACCCCTTGCAGGAAACTAGGCAAGGGGGAACAATTCCTGGAACCTCAACCAATAGTTCATAACAGCAAAGGGCATAAAGCCCcacccccaatctgccctcccttaggGGGACCACGGTCAGAAGGCAAGAGCAAAAGAGGAGGGTTTGGGCCTGGAGGCTGGGGGCAGGGGATTCGAACAGGCTCAGACACTTCGTACACTGGACACGCTGGACAGAGGCTCACGCATCCGGAAGCTGAGGGAGCGGGAGGTCCGAAGGCTGTCCCTGGGCCGAAGGGAGCTCTCagtggaagaaatggaatgggtctcCATGGCCCGGACCAGGCAATCCCCAGGCCCTCGAATACCCAGGCTAAGGCAGCCGTAGCACAAGAATCCTAACACAGCCCGGCACACCTCCCGACTGCGGAAGGAGTAGATGAGAGGGTTGATGGCTGAGTTGAGCACGGCCAGAGTCAAGATCCAATCCATGCCTCGTAGGTACTCCTGGGCCCAGGCAGCGGTGCCAAAGATGTCCGCCAACAGCAGCCCAAAGAGGGGACCCCAGCAGAGGAGGAAGGTCACTAGGATCATCAGCACCGTCTGTAGGAGGCGCTGGGCCTTGCAATGGGCGTAGCCTCGCGGGACCTTCTGTCCATTGGCACGGACCAAGCGAAAGATGGCGCCATAAAGCAGCATGATGGAGGCCAAGATCAAACTGAAAATGACCACACAGAAGAGGATGTACCACTTGGAATAAAGAGGTAACAGGCTGGAACAGTTGGAGAAGTCACAGATGCAGTTCCAGCCAAGCAAAGGCAGCAGCCCCAGTAGCAAAGCCAGGAGCCAGCAGAGGCCAATGAAACCGTACACACGGACCATCTTGTGGCTACGCGCCACCATGGGATGCATCATGGTGGTGAACCGCTCCACAGCCGTGAAAAGGAGGCTGAAGGTGGACGCAGCCAGGGCCATGAAGAGCAGCCCCTCCCGAAGGAACCAGTAGGTGGGTGTCAGATGGAAAGTGAGCCCACCAGACAGGACAATGTTGACCAGGTAGGCCACGCCTGTGAGGAGGTCACTCAGAGTGATGTTAACAATGCAATAGTAGACCCAGCGACGAGAGCGCATGTGTGTGATGATGGCCACCAAGACCAGCAAGTTCTCCAGGATGATTAGACAGCTGATAGCCACAAAGAGGGTCCGAAGCCAGCCTAGGCCCTCTTCAGGTGGTCCCCGAAATTCCAGGCGTCCTGTGTAGTTGTAATGCTGCAGGATGAGGTCTGGGTGCCCAAGGTCCGCCAGTTGGTGACAAGAGGAGAGGTTCATCACCCAGCCTGGGAGCAAACCACGGGCCACGAGGAAACTAGGCTATTCTATTCCCCAGGGCCACTCACAGGCAGAGAGAGACCTTGGTGTCTAGGCAGGAGCAGGGTGGAGTACCCTGCCTGTCTTGAACAGCAAAGAAGACTAGGCCAGGGTTTCCTGTTGTTTGAAATTTCCTGTTATGCAGCAGAGCAGTGCCCCCAAGGGTGAGGCggaggggcagggaggggccAGGGCCACAACAGGGCCTCCACCCCAGCTGTGGTGGAGGAATAGTAATCGAGGAGCCCTCGGTGGCCTCCAGGAAGGCTCCCAGATGGGGACCAGAGCAGCACAGGCCCCAGCCTGGCAGGGGAAGGAGCCCAAGTAAGGCTAAGGTGCTTAGGTACCAAGGGAAGCTGGTCCTCTCCACATTCCCTTCAGGCATGTAGTCCTttctcagaggaaagaaggaggaaacatGTGCCTTGGGCATCCTAAAGAATGGAAGCCCTTGGCCATAATTCAGACACAACCATCCTCCTTAAGTGGCTCTGTCCAAAGAAGGACTCTGGTCAAGGGGCAGCCCAGATAGTGAGTTTGGAGCCTTGATTCCTGGAAGCCCCAGAAGGGACAATTAGCACAGAGAGGCAGCACtgacatttacacacacacacacacacacacacacacacacacacacacaccactgacAATAGACATACACAAGAAACCAGCGCCTGTGTAGACATTAACAAAAAGGAACAAcacagaaatagaaatacagatgtcATTGATGGACATACTCATATACTGAAAAGCAAAGTGTAGATGCATCCACTTGGAGGCAACTAGAGAGACCAGACACATCAAGATGCTAGGGGCTGGAAATGACCCAACCTGGCCAGGAACTGAGGGGGATGTTGGATGGTGAAAAGCCTTTCCTTCTGACATTCTGAGTTCTCTGGTCTACGGATCCTTCCAACCCTAGCATTCCATGGTCCAAAGGTCCTGTCAACTTAGACATTGTATTTAATATTATGAGGACCTTCCTacctcagctctgacattctgtgttctaagggccctctcagctctgactttGGATGTTCTAAGggacctcccagctctgatactccATGTTCTaaagaccctcccagctctgacattctgtgttctaagggccctctcagcCCTGACACCCTGTGTTTTAAGGGCCCTCCTAGCCCTGATACCctgtgttctaaagtccctcccaactctgacattctgtgttctaagctcctttccagctctgacatcctacaAATGTATGATTCTtcagaggtgaaggaggaaggaCAGTAGTTGATGCATCAACAATTCACAGGGTGAAAAAGGACACCAAGATACCAGAAAGGGAGAGCTCATTGTCTAACAGTTAACCCACCATGGGAGCCCAGCGCCCCCTGTGGGAAGAACTAGGAACTGGGCacaaaaggaggaaaacaagCTAGAGCTAAACCAGTGGGACAAGGGAGAAAGAACCCCTGAACTTCAGGAGGCCTTACTCTCAAGGGGAGACCCAATCTTGCCCTAAGGAAGCCTTCAGTCTGAGGTAGGATCTAATAGTTGCTCACAGATTACCTAGAAAATCCCATAAAAGAGCTTATGTCTAAAATCACCCAAGAAGACTCcatggacctgggttcaagtcctgttgtgacacatactggctatgtgatctcTGGCTAACTTCTCCATGTTCTAGCCAAAACTGTAAACCTGTAATATGGAGGGCAGTTGtttatctgcattggtagagggaattgaAATCCCAACATCAggttcaaaaaacaaaataaaacaaagcaacaaaacaaaacaaaacaaaaccgaaTCCTGCAAGGAGAGAACTTTGTACATTCTTTCCTTGTGCTCTGGTTAATTTTTATTGTGCCTACCAAATGGAGAAGGGAatcaacatttataaagcaccagCTGTGTTGCAAGTGAGCCCTGTGCTGTCAGCTAGGCAATTTAAAGATaggatctcatttggtcctcgagacatccctgggagggaggtgccaGAGAGGTCTGGCGTCTGCTGGGTTCACCCTGTAAGCTCCCGGAGGGCAGGCACCAAGTTGCTTTTCATGATCTTTCTCCAACATGGAGCACAATACATTCATTGCACCCAGGAGGCATCTAAGAGTTATTAGATGGTTATGTATCTAGATAGAGTGAGACCGCTCTACATATCTATAGATACAGACTTATAGCTCTAGATCCATAGAGagtatgtagatatacacatctgtatatctagagagagagagagactatgtgtatttatatatatgaccTCCATGAATGTATCttgtaaatacacacatgcacatatagatatatatatatatatatgtgtgtgtatacatgtgtgtgcatatctaGTTAATTATGTGTTAACTTCCCCGcctttattagaatgtgaactccttaaagGAAAGGACTGATTTTACATCTTTATTGGTATTCTCAACACTCAATATTGTACCTGGCACGTAGTGGATACTTTATAAacgctttttcattctttcattcattcattttctcctgGCTCTGATATCCCATGTTCTAACATCTGCAGCATCTCTAATATCCTCTGTTCTGTACTTCCCAGTTGACATTCTGCACTAAAAAGAGTTTTTTCCGGGACTTAAATTTTAGCATCTTCTTGTTCTTATCCCATCCCACTTCCCATGATCTTGGAGGAAGATTCCTTTGAACTAATGAGGAGaaaggggatgaaggaagggTCTTGGGGGGAAAGGAAGGTCCGATGGTGCCAGGGAAGAGTAGGGAGGAACCCTCTGGGGCTCCAATGAGATTTTAGTCATGCCATCCTGAATCTGGGTCTGTTGAGGGCTATCTtaactctctcttttttatccttttccaggactttctcttcttttcccttccctgagCTGCCCCTCTACTACTGGGTCCTCTTGGTGAAGCACCCAAACATCCATCTCTCTACCTTCCCCTCACTCACTCTCTTGCGCCCAGACCCTGGGCATCTCAGGTCCTTGGCTGCTGTtgttcaatcatatccaactctttgtgacccccagatggggttttcttggtaaagatactcaagtggtttgccatttccttctctggtcctcagatCCTTGGGCTCAGGTTTTGTGCCTTCAAAGGATCTGAGAATGTGGTGCTATATGTTCTCCTACTGCTCCTCAGTCTTTGGAAACATAGGCAAGCATGGTCCTTCCCTCGCTAAGGAGCCTACTCCATTCTAGGGCAGCTGTAAGTGGTAAAGCTTCCTCCCCCAGCTAGCCTAAATCTGCCTTAGCTGGTGAAATCCAGCACTGATCACACACTGTCTGGCACAAAGCTGGTTGGTTTGAGCAATTCTATTGACTccccaaagcatttttttttgcatcacccCTAGGTCTAGTTTTGGGGGATACCCGAATGCATTTGTCTCCTTCAGGAATCAGCCCTTCAGCATCTGAGGACAGAGAGCTCACCCTGCTCCCAGACTTCTCTTGCCCAGATGAAgcccttctctaactcatttaaTAGGTCCCTGTAGGAAATGGCCTCCAGCGTCTTCATCATCCTCGCTGTCTTCTGTTGAATGCCTTAGCTTGTCAGCATCCTTCCTAAAGCTTCCTAAAACCCTTGGTGGCTGCACTTTCAAAGGGACCCTGGAACTTCTGGAGGTAACATCCTGCCTAGATTGTCTAACCCATCAGGGGTTCTAGTGAGGGGCTGCTGATTCTAGAGGCCAGGAGAATGGGACCAAGAGGAACTGAGGTCATGATGTGAGGGAGACAAGAATTCCCATTCCCAGCTACCAGGCCTCTTTCTCTGAGAGGGGACCTAGGTTGGGAACAGAAGGATCCCTGCTAGATCTCTTCAGGGAGCTGAGGAGGAGGGGCTGAGATCCTCGGAGGTGATGGCAGGGAGGGCAACCGTGGCATCACCCTTCTACCAGTGCTGAAAGGTTTGGGGGCTGAACAGGATCTCTGTGAGAGGAAGccaggggaggtgagaggaggtGACCAGCATCATCTTCAGAAACAGCTGCCACATCCCAGTCATGGATCTGGGAGACTGTGTGCCCAGGCCCAAGGAGACCCCTACTCCGTCTGATTCCCTGACCCCATTCTCCATTCACTGTCCAGAGCCCCTGATCCAAGGCCCTGTAAAGAATAAAAGCAGTGGTCTCTTTGCCATTCCCACAGTTCTCAGCTCATCTATACATAGATTCCCTGATTCAGGACCACAAAGAAAGCAGAATACAGTTGCCATGGAGACAGGCCCCCCAGGAGTGCCTCAGCAGGCCTTAGAAGATCCTAGTCACTGGATTCCCTTTACCAAGGGACTGTAGCTTCTTCCAGCTCCCTTGGTGGTCACTCCTAATTACTGCCTGTCCAGTCCTCCAGAGCCTGGAGAGGCCATGTGCTGAAGTGGGAAATTCAGACACACAGGGCCGTGGGTCAAATCTCAGTTTGGCTGACTAGTGGCATAGCTTTGGGCAAATCTCTCAACCTCTCTGCAGCTCAGTTTGTCCAACTGAaaattgaactaaatgacttctgagttcCCTTTTTAGCTCTGCTCCTAATTTAGTGATGCCTTAATCCTGATTATTCTACCAGTTCAATGTGGGATCTTGGACAAAGGTCTACCCTTCTTGAGACTTTGGtgtcctccataaaatgaggcatttgggCTAGATCTCTAAAAGGCTACAGTTCTAGTCATGTTTTGGGGTGCCCATCACAGGGCCTAACCATAGGGCAATCCTTAGAGAATTGGACGCATTAAAAGGCAGCTGAGgcagaaagaacagaaaattaaattggatttccaaatcccagctctgacactaactcagtgtgtgatcttgggcaagtcacttctccttagtttcctcttttatgaaataaaagggggaaaatagggAGGGAGAGGTCTGGAAATGACTGGCATGGAAGGAAAAAGATGCctcaataaaatgttaaaattaacAGAAACAATGAAGAGTGGATTACCTGGTCTCTAAGGGCTAATTGTTCTACCTGGTCTGAGCTGTGGGTTTTAGGCTACTGAATCCCAACCCTTACCCCACATCTGCCTCCAGGTAGAGAATGGAGAATCCGCCTAGATGTGGTGGAAAAGATGTCCAAAAGAAGGCCAATGGGACCCTGGCAGCCTGGATCCAGCCTCTTTATGAAACTCTAATGTCAACACAACCTGGCACCCCATGAAGCAGGGAGCCCAGGGGATAAAAATGCAGCACATTCTCCACTTGAATACTTACACATATCTTTAATGCCTTCACCCCATGGGGCTCACAAGAGATCAGGAAATAAATAGACAGAAGAGAATGGGAAGCTTAAGAAGGAGTTGGCATCCAATTTAGGAATGAAGATAAATGCCCAAAGTTGACCACTTTGATGGTAAAGTTGCTCCCCAGTGGGATGTACCACTTCCATCTGGGCAAACTCCCTAGGGTGTTATCCAGGTCTTCAAAGGCCACTTCAGGGTTGGACCACCTTCCTTCAGGACCCAAAGTTACTGGAGGACTATTGACACTGACTTAGGAGGTGGCGTGGAACAGTGCTATGGGATGATGATTGAATCCCTTCCTTTGGACTCAAttttcccatcagtaaaatgagggaatttccAGTTATggtctaaggaccctcccagccctgacatcctgggttctaagggccctcctagttctgacatcctgggttctaagggccctcccagtccTATATTTTCTGTTCTGTGAGTCTTTTCGACTCTAACTCTTTGCATCTTCATGCATCTCCTATGCATCTTCTCTTTGCCTGCCTTGATGTTCTAAGGTCATTTAAATGCATCCACTCACATTTCCTTCTAGGAACCACAAGGTGGCAAGTTCTGACTGGCTTAGAACCAGCTTCAAAGGGTACAAGGCAAGGGCCCATCAAGAGGACAgccagggagagaaaaggggtTCTCTACAATGCAGCACAGGGGAGTCTGGCCTCCTCTCTGGCCTCCCAGGCAGCAGACATCAGAGCAGGTTGATCTCATCCAGGTAGCGGGCCAGCACTGAGTCCCGGACATCCTTGAAGACCTTACGGATATTATGGGTGTCTGTGGCACAGGTGTAGTGGCTAAAAAGGCGCCTCGAGCGGGAGTTCTTCCTTGCAGAGCCTTTAGTATCCCCAGAGCCAGTGTATATCCTGGTGTACATTTCTAAGATGAACTCCTTAGCTGCTTCTGCATCCTGCTTGGGGCCTGGTGACAGGGAGGAAAGGGATGGTAAAAGACATGCCTAAAAATGGTGGCCAGAGTTGTGTCTCGGGGTCTCCATGAGCCATGCTTAAGTCACCACAAGAGCAAAAGAGGAAGTGGGACCAACCACCCCTGCTCCCCAGCTGGGGCTGGAGTCTGGTCAGTTAGTCCCCCTTCCTGTCTGGGGTCTAGTTTCCTCAAATCGGGAACCAGAGAGCCAAAGAGCCTCACTGGGAGGAGGACAGGATGTGTGCtctgtgttgggggtgggggtcagGGGAGATGCCTTGACAACTCTTTCCCTGGGTGGGGGTCAGCAGGGAGTAGTtgtataacattctcctggttctgttcacttcattatgCATCCGTTCATGAAAGTGAGGGAAATCCtaggattttagagctgaaaagcaATTACAAGATTGAATCTAATCCTCCTCatttatagaaagaaatatgaagcccagagggaagagagaaagacaattCATTGCATGTTTATAGAGGAAACCAACCTGTCCTGTCTTGGGAGGGAGCAGGAAGGAAGAGGGGTACCCTAATATGAGCAAGAGACCAGAATTCTAGGGATTTTGCTTCTAACTGGTGATAGCTCCCTTCTCTTAATATTCCCATCTGTAATatccatctgtaaattgaaggagGCAAACTTGGTCATccctaatgtcccttccagctctgaggctCTATGAAAAGAATGTGGACCCAAGGCAGATGAAGCTGGGCCATCCCCCAAATGAGGATGAGAATGACATGGCAAGGACCTCCCTGCACATCCCTCCATTGTGCAGAATGGCCAATAGGGTGTCCTGGAGATCAGGTCGAGATCCGGGGTTGAGATAGGGAGTTGCTCACCAGGGAAGTTGGGGAAATAGGTGGCCAAGTGGGAGGTGGGGATCTTCTCTTCCAGGATGTCTGTCTTGTTAAGGAAGAGGATGACAGAAGTGTTCTTAAACCAGGGCAGCTCCAAAATGGTGCCAAACAGGGCCAGACTCTCTTTCATCCGGTTCTAGGGAGAGAAAGATGTCAAGGGGAATGGTtcttaaatataaaaagagaatctCCAACCAGTACCTGAGCAGGAAGCCCCTAGCTCTGTCACTTGCTTCTTACAGTATCTTGGACTAGTCTTTaccctctcttggtctcagtttcatcctttgtaaaatgaaagagttgccCACTTCTATCTTctaagtctcttctagctcaagATCTAGAGTCCCTCTATAATATACTCAACAAGTAGCCATTTATCTTCACTTAAAGATTGCCCAGTAACAGGGAAGTGACTAATCTTCCAAACTTTTAGTCCTTCCTCCCTCTAAAAAAGATGacctttaatttatattttgtataaaattacatatgggcagctaggtggaatagtggatagagcactggatttgaaatcagaaatacTCACTCGTtttcatgagttaaaatctgtcctcagacacttactaactgggtgaccctgcatgagtcacataaccctgtttgcctcagtttcctcatctgtaaaatgagctggagaaggaatgacaaactactccagtatcttcgccaagaagaccccaaatggggtctgaAAATGTTGGACGTGATTGAAAGAACTCAGCAGCAACAAATAAACGTATACATGTATGCGTTATTTCTCTCAATAGAACATTAGTTCTCTGAGGGCAAAgactttcatctttgtctttggtatccctagaacttagcaatGCATCTGGGTcaaagtagatgtttaataaattaagcattaataaatgcttgtagattggCCAATTGATGGCATTCCTTCTTCCctatgacaacccttcaaatatttgaagatgttGTTCAATTTCCCCCACACCTCCAGACAACAGCTTCACTTTTTTCAAATTATAATCACCAGAAATGAAATGGTCTCTATTCCCTTCCCCAAGCTGGTCGCCTTTCTTTGGATGCATCTGGCACTGGAGCTAGAGAACCTGTGTTAAAATCTTATCTCTGAGGATTACT harbors:
- the S1PR4 gene encoding sphingosine 1-phosphate receptor 4, which codes for MNLSSCHQLADLGHPDLILQHYNYTGRLEFRGPPEEGLGWLRTLFVAISCLIILENLLVLVAIITHMRSRRWVYYCIVNITLSDLLTGVAYLVNIVLSGGLTFHLTPTYWFLREGLLFMALAASTFSLLFTAVERFTTMMHPMVARSHKMVRVYGFIGLCWLLALLLGLLPLLGWNCICDFSNCSSLLPLYSKWYILFCVVIFSLILASIMLLYGAIFRLVRANGQKVPRGYAHCKAQRLLQTVLMILVTFLLCWGPLFGLLLADIFGTAAWAQEYLRGMDWILTLAVLNSAINPLIYSFRSREVCRAVLGFLCYGCLSLGIRGPGDCLVRAMETHSISSTESSLRPRDSLRTSRSLSFRMREPLSSVSSVRSV